The Pseudophaeobacter arcticus DSM 23566 genome includes a region encoding these proteins:
- the lanM gene encoding type 2 lanthipeptide synthetase LanM, with the protein MTAAQPAGICDGAVGLVQQVAEIVARAQTLEERLARSGLSDQPWPQHQQAEMVQSWRQICGQGDPGDFRKRLAWSGLTPARLEAYLGDPPAIPRSQWPDWAEVLLDVLSTPRADARASANPATHSAHPFAAILAGFSGYAAQHLQTVYDDISKALGCDSRARLQDGLLRRLCDVAVQALMAEFQIFRRARLAGTMVLPGAHQAYDAFVTSLQDRAGLLGLFQKYPVLARLLATVLQQWVGFVRTFRDRLLADLPLLEQAFGFGGSALLELAGSDPHQGGQVCVKLVPQAGPAVFYKPKPLQPELVFEAFQAHLAALLGRPMRCRGETLDRGLYGWSKQVVPAACRDAAEVASFFRASGHLLFGQYLLGGADIHCDNLIAAGAVPVIIDQECLMTNWPAPSGDQVPAGVAAVRAMVFETVVRTSMLPEWNDAIDGWPLDISAFGGTGGPEKRTPELMVLHMNSDLMRLVRRVTPAERGMAHLPRYGGNMIDPADHVDDILQGFSEAYQALRRAPELPAGLVKTLQSVRARVVLRQSRAYGERLTRLCAPANLRNGFAAQLSMESLFQSLLQDPATADSLVPVVKSEFAQLMKMDVPVLHAQANGRAIQLPCKSEVREVFPASAMETLKARIARLGDKDLALQRQKILTSFACHQRLGADCSAWVQHKGQRPLANDMLPAADQPSAAVLERMGDDLLAQAIRGTEGSLAWHAPVYKENIGAWRMSPLRERVFDGALGIALFLAALTRHSGKKHYLQAGLNGISNLLESADRAATVRMLMAPGLGCGTGVGSAIYGLVQLARISGQDHLADVARDVFYRVEDLRSDDTPRTAKQDYGLSTGLSGYLNACLVLDQHQPGDARVLRALQDCVAQIAGAAVPDQAGGTHWPSPHSLSPHGPGPHGFAHGSAGVATVLLRAARHLQDERLLDLGRRGLRFALRQEQEGDLSWKTGGMGLCIAVQEALTVSDAQDLDLQNWHERQMGALSHHSGLVLDDLSFGEAARASVLQRSVDMCARPDLAADVRRAYRRLWGRADKGGFEFGWPAGVALPGFFQGTAGIGYQLLRRDFDVTLPDVFAFS; encoded by the coding sequence ATGACTGCGGCCCAGCCTGCAGGGATCTGCGACGGGGCTGTGGGCCTTGTGCAGCAGGTGGCGGAAATAGTCGCCCGCGCCCAGACCCTGGAAGAGCGGCTGGCCAGATCTGGGCTGTCGGATCAACCCTGGCCACAGCATCAGCAGGCCGAAATGGTCCAAAGCTGGCGGCAGATCTGCGGCCAGGGAGATCCGGGGGATTTCCGTAAACGCCTGGCGTGGTCCGGTCTCACCCCAGCGCGGCTGGAGGCCTATCTGGGTGATCCACCAGCCATCCCGCGCAGCCAGTGGCCGGATTGGGCAGAGGTGCTGCTCGATGTGTTATCGACGCCCCGCGCTGATGCACGTGCCAGCGCAAATCCTGCCACCCATTCAGCCCATCCCTTTGCCGCGATTCTGGCAGGATTTTCCGGCTATGCCGCGCAGCATTTGCAAACCGTCTATGATGATATCTCCAAGGCGCTGGGCTGCGACAGCCGTGCCCGCCTGCAAGATGGGCTGCTCCGCCGCCTATGCGATGTGGCCGTGCAGGCATTGATGGCCGAGTTTCAGATCTTTCGCAGGGCGCGGCTTGCCGGGACCATGGTGCTGCCGGGCGCGCATCAGGCCTATGATGCCTTTGTTACATCCCTGCAGGATCGGGCGGGTTTGCTGGGGCTTTTTCAGAAATATCCTGTGCTTGCGCGGCTTCTGGCCACGGTCCTGCAACAATGGGTTGGATTTGTTCGCACATTCCGTGACCGACTGTTGGCCGATCTGCCGCTGCTGGAGCAGGCATTTGGCTTTGGCGGGTCTGCCCTGCTGGAACTGGCGGGCTCTGATCCGCATCAGGGGGGCCAAGTCTGTGTGAAACTGGTGCCGCAGGCCGGGCCTGCTGTGTTCTACAAACCAAAACCGCTGCAGCCGGAGCTGGTGTTTGAAGCGTTCCAAGCACATCTGGCCGCGCTGCTTGGCCGTCCTATGCGCTGCCGTGGGGAGACCCTGGATCGCGGTCTGTACGGCTGGAGCAAGCAGGTCGTGCCCGCCGCCTGTCGCGATGCGGCAGAAGTAGCCTCTTTCTTTCGCGCCAGCGGGCATCTTTTGTTTGGCCAGTACCTGTTGGGTGGCGCGGATATTCACTGTGACAACCTGATTGCGGCGGGGGCGGTGCCGGTCATCATTGATCAGGAATGTCTGATGACCAATTGGCCAGCACCCAGTGGTGATCAGGTCCCGGCAGGTGTTGCCGCTGTGCGTGCGATGGTTTTTGAAACCGTGGTGCGGACCTCTATGTTGCCGGAGTGGAATGACGCCATTGACGGGTGGCCGCTCGACATCAGCGCATTTGGCGGCACAGGTGGTCCCGAAAAACGAACGCCAGAGCTGATGGTTCTGCACATGAACTCGGACCTGATGCGGCTGGTGCGCAGGGTCACACCTGCTGAGCGGGGCATGGCCCATCTGCCCCGCTATGGCGGCAATATGATAGATCCGGCTGATCACGTTGATGATATTTTGCAAGGGTTTTCAGAAGCCTACCAAGCACTGCGCCGCGCGCCGGAATTGCCTGCCGGGCTGGTCAAAACCCTGCAGTCTGTGCGCGCCCGGGTGGTGTTGCGGCAGAGCCGCGCCTATGGCGAGCGGCTGACACGCCTGTGCGCGCCTGCCAATCTGCGCAATGGCTTTGCTGCGCAACTCTCCATGGAGAGCCTGTTTCAATCCCTTTTGCAGGACCCGGCCACGGCGGACAGCCTGGTGCCCGTTGTCAAAAGCGAGTTTGCCCAACTGATGAAGATGGACGTGCCGGTGCTGCACGCCCAGGCCAATGGCCGCGCCATCCAGCTGCCATGCAAAAGTGAGGTTCGGGAGGTATTTCCAGCCTCCGCCATGGAGACCCTCAAAGCGCGGATTGCCCGGTTGGGCGACAAGGACCTGGCGCTGCAAAGGCAAAAAATCCTCACCAGTTTTGCCTGTCACCAACGGTTGGGGGCGGATTGCTCGGCTTGGGTGCAACACAAAGGGCAACGCCCCCTGGCAAATGACATGCTGCCCGCCGCGGATCAGCCTTCAGCTGCAGTGCTTGAACGCATGGGGGATGATCTGCTGGCACAGGCCATTCGTGGCACGGAGGGCTCTCTTGCCTGGCATGCGCCAGTGTATAAGGAAAACATCGGCGCCTGGCGTATGTCCCCGCTGCGCGAGCGGGTGTTTGATGGCGCGCTTGGCATTGCCTTGTTCCTGGCGGCTCTGACGCGGCACAGCGGCAAGAAACACTATCTGCAAGCGGGGCTGAATGGGATTTCAAACCTGCTTGAGAGTGCAGATCGGGCCGCTACGGTGCGTATGCTGATGGCCCCGGGGCTGGGCTGTGGCACCGGAGTGGGGTCGGCGATCTACGGTCTGGTGCAGCTTGCGCGGATCAGCGGCCAAGATCACCTGGCCGATGTGGCACGGGATGTTTTCTACCGGGTTGAGGATCTCCGCAGCGACGACACTCCCCGCACCGCAAAACAGGACTACGGCCTGTCTACCGGCCTGTCCGGCTATCTGAATGCCTGTTTGGTGTTGGACCAGCATCAACCCGGCGATGCCCGGGTGCTGCGGGCACTGCAGGACTGTGTGGCGCAGATTGCCGGGGCGGCGGTCCCTGATCAGGCGGGAGGCACCCATTGGCCCTCGCCTCATAGCCTGTCGCCTCATGGCCCTGGGCCGCATGGTTTTGCCCATGGCAGCGCAGGGGTCGCAACGGTGCTGCTGCGCGCGGCACGACACCTGCAGGACGAGCGGCTTCTGGACCTTGGCCGCCGTGGCCTCCGCTTTGCTCTGCGTCAGGAGCAGGAGGGGGATCTCAGCTGGAAAACCGGTGGCATGGGGCTTTGTATCGCGGTGCAGGAGGCCCTGACTGTATCGGATGCACAGGATTTGGATTTGCAGAACTGGCATGAGCGGCAGATGGGGGCTCTCAGCCATCACTCTGGGCTCGTGCTGGATGATCTGAGTTTTGGGGAGGCCGCCCGGGCTTCGGTCCTGCAGCGCAGCGTCGATATGTGCGCCCGCCCTGATTTGGCTGCGGATGTCAGGCGGGCCTATCGTCGGCTATGGGGTCGTGCGGACAAAGGGGGCTTTGAGTTCGGCTGGCCCGCGGGGGTAGCACTCCCCGGCTTTTTCCAAGGCACCGCCGGGATCGGATATCAGTTGTTGCGTCGTGACTTTGATGTGACGCTGCCGGATGTCTTTGCCTTCTCATAA
- a CDS encoding NHLP leader peptide family RiPP precursor: MSNWTEEDQHTAISALMERCASDANFYQSALADPAAAIKTVSGKALPEGFNLRLVANEGADLTLVLPDPVSEDLSDADLEAVAGGGRSCTVTIM, from the coding sequence ATGTCGAATTGGACCGAAGAAGATCAACATACTGCCATCTCCGCTTTGATGGAGCGCTGCGCAAGTGATGCGAATTTCTATCAGAGCGCCCTTGCTGATCCTGCCGCAGCAATCAAAACTGTGTCCGGCAAGGCTCTGCCCGAAGGTTTCAATCTGCGGCTGGTGGCCAATGAGGGCGCAGATCTGACTCTGGTCCTGCCCGACCCGGTGAGCGAAGACCTGTCCGATGCGGATCTGGAAGCTGTCGCTGGTGGTGGTCGCAGCTGCACCGTCACCATTATGTAA
- a CDS encoding long-chain-fatty-acid--CoA ligase has translation MQITSMIKRAAQINPNGIATIFQDRQQSWSQMLDRVARLAGALQGLGMKPGDRVALVSLNSDRFIEYYFAVVWGGGAMMPMNIRWSAAECAYALNDAGAEILICDATFKDLAAEVKPQVAGLKTLIYAGDDTTPEGMENYEDLIAAAAPAADTERSGDDLAGVFYTGGTTGFPKGVMLSHTNFYVAAVANAHDINMHDRTVYLHAAPMFHIADLLWFSAITLMAGTHVIIPMFTPEGTLAAIEQYRPDQVLLVPVMLQMVLQSDKLAQTDISSLRQIAYGASPITEAVLKDAFVKFPNVSFLQAFGQTELSPVATILPAEYHVLEGPKAGKLRSAGRATRVCEIRIVDDHNQEVARGDVGQIAVKGPITMLGYWNKPEVTAETIIDGWVMTGDAGYMDDDGFVFLVDRVKDMIVSGGENVYSAEVENALGQHPAVATSAVIGIPSDQWGESVHALVILHPDAQVTTEELQAHCHTLIAGYKCPRSIEYRTEPFPLSGANKVLKTELRKPFWQGKQRQIS, from the coding sequence ATGCAGATCACCTCGATGATCAAACGCGCTGCCCAGATCAATCCCAACGGGATTGCCACAATATTCCAGGACCGCCAGCAAAGCTGGAGCCAAATGCTGGACCGCGTTGCCCGCCTGGCTGGCGCCCTGCAGGGCCTTGGCATGAAGCCCGGTGATCGGGTGGCTTTGGTCTCGCTGAACTCGGACCGGTTCATCGAATATTATTTTGCCGTGGTCTGGGGTGGCGGCGCCATGATGCCGATGAACATTCGCTGGAGCGCCGCCGAATGTGCCTATGCCCTGAACGACGCCGGGGCCGAAATCCTGATCTGCGACGCAACTTTCAAGGATCTCGCCGCCGAGGTGAAACCGCAAGTGGCCGGGCTAAAGACGCTGATCTATGCCGGAGACGACACGACGCCAGAGGGCATGGAAAACTACGAAGACCTGATCGCAGCCGCCGCGCCTGCTGCTGATACAGAACGCAGCGGTGATGATCTGGCCGGTGTTTTTTACACCGGCGGCACAACCGGTTTCCCCAAAGGCGTGATGCTGTCCCATACAAATTTCTATGTGGCGGCAGTTGCAAACGCCCATGACATCAACATGCACGACAGGACGGTCTATCTGCATGCTGCCCCGATGTTCCACATTGCCGATCTGCTGTGGTTCAGTGCCATCACCCTGATGGCGGGCACCCATGTCATCATCCCCATGTTCACCCCCGAGGGCACTCTTGCAGCGATTGAACAGTACCGCCCCGACCAGGTCCTGCTGGTGCCGGTGATGTTGCAGATGGTGTTGCAAAGCGACAAGCTGGCGCAGACGGATATCTCCTCTTTGCGCCAGATCGCCTATGGTGCCTCTCCCATCACCGAGGCGGTTCTGAAAGACGCCTTTGTAAAGTTCCCCAATGTCTCGTTTCTACAGGCCTTTGGCCAAACCGAACTCAGCCCGGTTGCGACCATTTTGCCCGCCGAATACCATGTGCTGGAAGGCCCCAAAGCGGGCAAGCTGCGCTCTGCGGGCCGCGCCACGCGGGTTTGCGAGATCCGCATTGTTGATGACCACAACCAAGAGGTCGCCCGCGGCGATGTCGGTCAAATTGCGGTCAAAGGCCCGATCACCATGCTTGGCTACTGGAACAAACCAGAAGTGACCGCAGAGACCATCATTGATGGCTGGGTCATGACAGGGGATGCCGGCTATATGGATGACGACGGATTTGTCTTCTTGGTGGACCGGGTGAAGGATATGATCGTCTCAGGCGGCGAAAACGTCTATTCTGCCGAAGTTGAGAATGCTTTGGGCCAGCATCCTGCCGTCGCCACCAGTGCCGTGATCGGCATTCCCAGCGATCAATGGGGGGAAAGCGTGCATGCTCTTGTCATCCTGCACCCGGATGCACAGGTCACCACAGAAGAGTTGCAAGCCCACTGTCACACGCTGATTGCCGGATACAAATGCCCGCGCAGCATCGAATACCGAACCGAGCCCTTCCCCCTGTCCGGTGCAAACAAAGTGCTGAAAACAGAGTTGCGCAAACCCTTCTGGCAAGGAAAGCAGCGTCAGATCTCGTGA
- a CDS encoding ATP-binding cassette domain-containing protein, protein MSAQPQAAAQRPLHRADQDMVAYDDGAHVSLQGANRCFLIKNGRLDLAIVCGDQSQVIAEMVEGEIILGLEGRIGLSGRARGDLRLCPIELSVYCSPDADPEQRLHRALSLDIWLARLNNIAQEYQQGRAPTDQAVVAQGITWVKGPDGAEALPRPHFPQDGSPNSVFARDTEALLARPRAAAAIAAANGHLAQAIAAGGQSKSEALIRRRAQQVTQDAARLDRAFGQLSASLSATGAAAQQGDSGAQAAAGFSQIAHLAKRVGLGLSAVDNSKGLTGRDYICALCEANNIRYRSITLTEKWWRKDCGDFVAFDGDGQVLTVMRETRSYVVQDANGEKRRFCPEMAATWEGQGLFLYWPLPDQPVTGWDLIGRVFRICASDLWTVFAVSLAMSLLALVLPIGAGILVGKIIPQESQALLVQLGVILALVAMVQFAIGIISQIAAARIETRATLWIQGSVMDRILRLPTGFFRSYSSGELTQRALAISRLERLVTNGMITGVLSGLFSFLSFGLMFHFAPGLVLPALGAAAVFITIAAFLGRAETAAARSQILTSGPVIARMMDIAQGIEKLRFAAAEAPAFERWTQAFQLQQSAAYREKRMAALMETFSGSFLATATLMVFVVIGLRGSENEFSTASLVSFLTCFASFMTGLGHLTRTATQLASFKPIYDFAAPILQAVPENSQGGTDPGALLGEFSLTNLRFAYKDQGPMILDGLSLTIGAGEYVALVGDSGCGKSTLLRLLMGFETPKSGSVSLDKIDLRNIDKRLMRRQFGVVMQDAKLLPGSIYDNIVGTNFGMPMEQVSRAIRQVGLADDIQQMPMGLQTGVVESSGGLSGGQVQRIMLARAIAASPRVLLLDEATSALDNRTQSIVTETLDGMTATRIVVAHRLSTVVKADKIIVLDHGQVVEVGDYDSLMALEGKFASLAQRQLV, encoded by the coding sequence ATGAGCGCACAGCCCCAAGCCGCTGCACAGCGCCCGCTGCACAGGGCCGATCAGGACATGGTGGCGTACGACGACGGCGCGCATGTCTCTTTGCAGGGGGCAAACCGGTGTTTCCTGATCAAAAACGGGCGTCTGGATCTCGCCATAGTCTGCGGTGACCAGTCACAGGTCATAGCAGAGATGGTTGAGGGCGAGATCATTCTCGGTCTGGAGGGCAGGATTGGGCTGTCTGGTCGGGCGCGCGGCGATCTGCGGCTGTGCCCGATAGAGCTGTCTGTCTATTGCAGCCCGGATGCAGATCCCGAGCAAAGACTGCACCGCGCGCTGAGCCTTGATATCTGGCTGGCGCGTCTCAACAATATTGCGCAGGAATATCAGCAGGGGAGGGCGCCGACAGATCAGGCTGTGGTGGCGCAGGGCATTACTTGGGTCAAAGGCCCAGATGGCGCAGAGGCGCTCCCGAGACCACATTTTCCACAAGATGGCAGTCCAAACTCTGTGTTTGCCCGCGATACCGAGGCTCTTTTGGCAAGGCCCAGGGCCGCCGCTGCCATTGCGGCGGCCAATGGGCACCTGGCGCAGGCCATTGCCGCCGGGGGCCAAAGCAAAAGTGAGGCCTTGATCCGGCGGCGCGCGCAGCAGGTAACACAGGACGCAGCCCGCCTGGACCGTGCTTTTGGACAGCTGAGCGCGTCCCTGTCGGCGACAGGGGCAGCAGCACAGCAGGGAGATAGCGGTGCTCAGGCGGCAGCTGGGTTCAGCCAGATTGCGCATCTCGCCAAGCGGGTAGGCCTGGGCCTGTCTGCGGTTGACAATTCCAAGGGTCTGACCGGACGGGACTATATTTGCGCCCTGTGCGAGGCCAACAACATTCGCTACCGCTCAATCACGCTGACGGAAAAATGGTGGCGCAAGGACTGCGGTGACTTTGTCGCATTTGATGGCGACGGGCAGGTTCTCACGGTTATGCGAGAGACCAGATCCTATGTAGTGCAGGATGCCAATGGGGAGAAACGGCGTTTTTGTCCCGAGATGGCAGCGACTTGGGAGGGGCAGGGGCTGTTTCTCTATTGGCCGCTTCCAGATCAGCCCGTCACTGGCTGGGATTTGATCGGGCGGGTGTTTCGCATCTGCGCCTCGGATCTTTGGACCGTCTTTGCGGTCAGCCTGGCCATGAGCCTCTTGGCACTGGTGCTGCCAATTGGTGCGGGCATTCTGGTTGGCAAAATCATTCCGCAGGAAAGTCAGGCGCTTTTGGTGCAGCTTGGCGTGATCCTTGCCCTGGTTGCGATGGTGCAATTTGCCATCGGCATTATTTCCCAGATTGCGGCAGCCAGGATTGAAACCCGCGCGACGCTTTGGATCCAGGGATCCGTCATGGACCGGATATTACGCCTGCCCACCGGGTTCTTTCGCAGCTACTCATCGGGGGAGCTGACCCAGCGCGCCCTGGCGATCAGCCGATTGGAGCGGCTGGTGACCAATGGCATGATTACCGGCGTCCTGTCGGGACTGTTTTCGTTCCTGAGCTTTGGCTTGATGTTTCATTTTGCCCCCGGACTTGTGCTGCCCGCGCTCGGGGCAGCAGCCGTTTTTATCACCATTGCCGCCTTTCTGGGCCGGGCAGAAACAGCTGCCGCCCGCAGTCAGATTCTGACCAGCGGGCCCGTTATTGCCCGTATGATGGATATTGCGCAGGGCATTGAAAAACTGCGCTTTGCCGCCGCCGAGGCGCCTGCATTTGAACGCTGGACACAGGCCTTTCAGCTGCAACAATCGGCGGCCTACCGGGAAAAGCGTATGGCGGCATTGATGGAGACCTTTAGTGGCTCCTTCCTTGCGACGGCCACATTGATGGTCTTTGTGGTGATTGGACTGCGCGGCAGTGAAAATGAATTCTCCACGGCCAGTCTGGTCAGTTTTCTGACATGTTTTGCCAGCTTCATGACTGGGCTGGGCCATTTGACCCGCACGGCGACGCAGCTGGCAAGCTTTAAGCCGATCTATGACTTTGCAGCCCCCATTCTGCAAGCTGTCCCCGAAAACAGTCAGGGCGGTACCGATCCCGGCGCGCTCCTGGGGGAGTTCTCGCTCACCAATCTGCGCTTTGCCTACAAAGACCAGGGGCCGATGATCCTGGATGGGCTAAGCCTGACAATCGGAGCTGGCGAATATGTGGCGCTGGTCGGGGACTCGGGCTGCGGGAAATCGACCCTGCTGCGGCTGCTTATGGGGTTTGAGACTCCAAAGTCAGGGTCTGTCAGCCTGGACAAAATCGACCTGCGAAATATCGACAAACGCTTGATGCGGCGACAGTTTGGTGTGGTCATGCAGGATGCCAAACTGCTGCCTGGCTCAATCTATGACAATATCGTCGGCACCAATTTTGGCATGCCGATGGAGCAGGTGAGCAGGGCCATTCGTCAGGTGGGACTAGCAGACGACATTCAGCAGATGCCCATGGGGTTACAAACCGGGGTTGTTGAATCATCTGGTGGTCTGTCTGGTGGCCAGGTTCAGCGCATCATGCTGGCCCGCGCCATTGCTGCCAGCCCCAGGGTTCTGTTGCTGGATGAAGCGACAAGTGCTTTGGACAACCGGACACAGTCCATTGTGACCGAAACGCTGGACGGGATGACGGCGACGCGGATTGTCGTGGCGCATCGGCTGTCCACGGTGGTGAAAGCTGACAAGATCATCGTGCTGGATCATGGCCAGGTGGTAGAGGTCGGAGACTATGACAGCCTGATGGCGCTGGAGGGCAAATTTGCGTCCCTGGCACAGCGCCAGCTTGTCTGA
- a CDS encoding peptide arginase family protein yields the protein MLTMVHQPPLSQQTDRPNPIPVIGFEEHNEALIALAWARENALLGKLPARLLHVDQHQDLVVPQLSRTIADTPLTVAAIKNLVETEISIASFVWAGVYLGLLDEMFWLAPKPAIAGARPRSVLPSKYLWIATTDTQRREMITMVQRPEARGVGNDDRKSMALHFVDTETQIPEQPGPEAAPWVLGIDLDYFSCNSMPDNGFRISVTQETYEQVSTNRHHPLRLSPSHRIEARHDEQGYWLEYDMLPPRSADPLVRSTTEIEAEVDRLAAMLSRQAQAPALILIARSQISGFTPRHQCEFIEARVKDMLASVYPCTILEGSDLW from the coding sequence ATGCTGACCATGGTGCACCAGCCCCCCCTTTCGCAGCAGACAGACAGGCCAAACCCCATCCCGGTGATCGGGTTTGAAGAGCACAACGAGGCCCTGATTGCGCTTGCCTGGGCGCGCGAGAATGCCCTGCTGGGCAAGCTGCCTGCGCGCCTTTTGCATGTAGATCAACATCAGGATCTGGTGGTGCCGCAGCTTAGCCGGACGATTGCCGATACGCCGCTGACGGTTGCGGCTATCAAGAACCTGGTGGAGACCGAGATCTCTATCGCGAGCTTCGTCTGGGCCGGGGTCTATCTGGGACTTCTGGATGAGATGTTCTGGCTTGCGCCCAAACCCGCCATTGCCGGCGCGCGGCCGCGCTCGGTCCTGCCCAGCAAGTACCTGTGGATTGCCACCACGGATACGCAGCGACGTGAGATGATTACGATGGTGCAGCGCCCCGAAGCCCGTGGCGTGGGCAATGACGACCGCAAATCTATGGCGTTGCATTTTGTCGATACCGAGACCCAGATCCCCGAACAGCCCGGCCCGGAGGCCGCTCCTTGGGTGCTGGGGATTGATCTGGATTATTTCTCCTGCAACAGCATGCCGGACAACGGGTTTCGCATCAGTGTCACCCAGGAAACCTACGAGCAGGTCTCAACCAACCGCCACCACCCGCTGCGCCTGTCGCCGTCGCACCGGATTGAGGCCCGTCACGATGAACAGGGCTACTGGCTGGAATATGACATGTTGCCCCCCCGCAGCGCTGATCCGCTTGTGCGCAGCACCACAGAGATCGAGGCCGAGGTCGACAGGCTGGCGGCGATGTTGTCGCGGCAAGCGCAGGCCCCCGCGTTGATCCTGATCGCCCGCTCACAGATCAGCGGATTTACCCCCCGCCACCAATGTGAATTCATCGAGGCGCGGGTCAAGGACATGCTGGCCTCGGTCTATCCCTGCACAATTCTGGAAGGATCCGACCTATGGTGA
- a CDS encoding GNAT family N-acetyltransferase has protein sequence MTVPFSTPAVSPCPPYSIQPIDPWLAQSAAAVVFPHFAKHLNGTDPAIIRLAAVAGADSATKTRVLGAVLVEIGQVEIGQVDIAKTSATVLSLAVTPEFRRNGIARALLERALEQARIQGAKRACLSFVSRMPQVTALKALLHSAGWSEPAPRILFAETAPLQVLQQAWAQRVLHRGPRNATAFDWSDLTPEDRSYIEVETAAGRYPQDVSPFWDEGNIAPISLGLRAADGRVVGWLACHFVPQRSGTIRFSRSFCHADPAFRGNGAWVMAAALERHVNSSLHQSHPTVLFDVDARNKAMMTVYRRRIEPYIDTSYQSFVVAKDLC, from the coding sequence GTGACAGTCCCGTTTTCCACGCCTGCAGTGTCGCCCTGTCCGCCCTATAGTATTCAACCCATTGATCCTTGGCTGGCCCAATCGGCGGCGGCTGTGGTTTTTCCGCATTTTGCAAAACACCTGAACGGTACAGATCCGGCAATCATCCGATTGGCGGCTGTCGCAGGCGCGGATAGCGCAACAAAAACGCGGGTTTTGGGAGCCGTTCTGGTTGAAATCGGCCAGGTTGAAATCGGCCAGGTTGATATCGCCAAGACCAGCGCCACGGTTCTGTCGCTGGCTGTGACCCCAGAGTTTCGTCGCAATGGCATCGCCAGGGCGTTGCTGGAACGGGCTTTGGAGCAGGCCAGAATACAGGGGGCCAAACGGGCCTGCCTGTCGTTTGTGTCCCGGATGCCCCAGGTCACCGCATTGAAAGCTTTGCTGCACAGTGCAGGCTGGTCGGAACCGGCCCCACGGATACTGTTTGCAGAAACGGCGCCGCTGCAGGTGTTGCAACAGGCCTGGGCGCAGCGGGTGCTGCACCGGGGACCGCGCAATGCCACCGCCTTTGACTGGAGCGACCTGACGCCAGAAGACCGCAGCTATATTGAGGTTGAAACAGCAGCCGGGCGCTACCCGCAGGATGTGTCCCCTTTCTGGGATGAGGGCAATATCGCCCCGATCAGCCTGGGCCTGCGGGCTGCGGATGGGCGCGTGGTGGGCTGGCTGGCCTGCCATTTTGTACCGCAGCGGTCCGGCACCATCCGGTTTAGCCGCAGCTTTTGCCATGCGGATCCCGCCTTTCGCGGCAACGGCGCCTGGGTCATGGCAGCGGCGCTGGAGCGTCACGTAAACAGCAGCCTGCACCAAAGCCACCCGACTGTTCTTTTTGATGTGGATGCGCGCAACAAGGCGATGATGACTGTCTATAGACGCCGGATAGAGCCCTACATCGACACCTCATATCAAAGTTTTGTTGTGGCAAAGGATTTATGCTGA
- a CDS encoding cupin-like domain-containing protein translates to MSATSPNPQASEASAQGQSIARRNRLSASDLNRAFLSRGSSQPVVLTGLTDGWPAMERWSFDHFAKTYGDERVIVTDFLGSKNLHKVGFGRYLDYVRDPSLDLLPGKQAKTPWYSPYWSPFVDHPELAADFDVSEVVENWMPDASAIEASDGSSEALMAQWVLRGFSWLFIGPAGTYTPRHLDTLNTHAWNTQICGRKRFDLWAPGRPAQDETPDLQVVLEPGETLIIPMGWAHAVGALEASISLTGNFFNATNSAAFFRTIYTQPEVWQAKARLVPALKAQLAP, encoded by the coding sequence GTGAGTGCTACTTCACCCAACCCGCAGGCGTCAGAGGCCAGCGCGCAGGGGCAAAGCATCGCGCGTCGCAATCGCCTTTCGGCCTCTGATTTGAACCGCGCCTTCCTCAGCCGTGGCAGCTCTCAGCCTGTGGTACTGACGGGATTAACCGATGGCTGGCCCGCGATGGAGCGCTGGAGCTTTGACCATTTTGCCAAAACCTATGGGGATGAGCGGGTCATCGTGACCGATTTTCTGGGCTCAAAGAACCTCCACAAGGTCGGCTTTGGCCGCTATCTGGACTATGTGCGGGATCCTTCGCTGGATCTTCTGCCGGGCAAGCAGGCCAAGACCCCCTGGTATTCCCCCTATTGGTCACCTTTTGTGGATCACCCGGAGCTAGCAGCCGATTTTGATGTCTCTGAGGTGGTAGAGAACTGGATGCCGGATGCCAGCGCGATTGAGGCCTCTGACGGGTCCAGCGAGGCGCTGATGGCGCAGTGGGTGCTGCGCGGGTTTTCCTGGCTGTTCATCGGTCCGGCCGGGACCTATACGCCCCGGCATCTGGACACGCTGAACACCCATGCCTGGAACACCCAGATTTGCGGGCGCAAACGGTTTGATCTCTGGGCCCCAGGTCGCCCGGCACAGGACGAAACACCGGATCTTCAGGTGGTGCTTGAACCGGGCGAGACACTCATTATTCCAATGGGGTGGGCCCATGCCGTGGGGGCGCTTGAGGCGTCGATCAGTCTCACCGGGAATTTCTTCAACGCCACCAATAGCGCTGCGTTTTTCCGCACCATCTACACCCAGCCAGAGGTCTGGCAGGCCAAGGCGCGTCTTGTTCCGGCGCTAAAGGCGCAGCTGGCACCATGA